CCGGCGGCGCTGTTGGGCTTCACTTCCAGAATTTTACGCGCGGCTTTCAGTGCCGTTTCAAAATTGCCCTGAGCCACCAGCGCCTTGGCGGCATCTATCAGCTGGCCCAGCTTGCCCTGCGGCTTGATGGTGAAGGCTATCTTTTCGATGAGGGTGTTGATGGATATGGGCTTGCTGATGAAGTTGTCCGCACCTATCTCGTGCAGCAGCACAAGGCGCTGCCGTTCGGTTTCTCCGGTAAGAATGATGATTTTGACGTTGGCGAAGGTGTTCTTCATCTGCCGCACCAGCATGCTGGTGTCCTTGCCCTGCATCATGCGCTCTATGAAAACAACCAGATGCTTACGACGCAGTGAAGTGTCGCGGATGACTTTCAGGATGTAGTCGGGGTCGGTGACGGATGTCAGCGGGTCGCCGCTGATGGCAAGCTGCTTGAGCAGCGTTGTGCGCAGAATGCCCACAAAGGTCTGATCGTCGCTGGCTACGATGAAATGACCCCCCTGTGCGCCAAGGTATTCTATAACTGTCTGCTCATATTGTTTGAGCTTCATTTTCATATCAAGCTGAGACATGCGGATGCCCTCCGGTGTGTGATGTGAGGTAGGGCATTCCCTCCCCCGGGTATGCCGCCCGGTACAGTATGGGGGCTGTTTTCAGTATGTCAACCATTCAGACACCCAATGCCGACAATATAAACCATACAATGATGCCGATGCCCACGGCACCGTACATGACCAGTCAGGAAGAACACCGGTCGCGCGCTGCCCTGCGGATGACAAAGGCGGCCACGGCGGCAGCGGTTATGGCCAGAGCCATGCGTATTTCCATTTGTTGCTCCTGCGCCCGGCACAGGCCGGTTTACAGTGCCGTGCCGCAGTACTTGCAGTGGACTGCGTCCACGTCGTGGCCGTCTCTTCCGCATGCGGGGCAGGCCTGCGTGCTTACCGGACGCGGTCTGACCAGCGCGGAGGTGACAATGCCGGTGGGAACGGCAATGATACCGTAGCCCAGCAGCATTATGAATGAAGCTATGCCCTGTCCCAGCGGGGTTCCGGGCGAAATGTCGCCGTACCCCACCGTGGTCAGCGTGACCACGGCCCAGTACATGCTGCGTGGAATGGAGGTGAAGCCGTATTTTTCACCTTCGATGACATACATGAGCGTGCCGAATATGGTGACCAGCGACAGTACCGCAAGCAGAAAAACCAGAATTTTGCGCCTGCTGTCCCGTAATGCGCGGATGAGATGCCGTGCCTCGGAAACATACTGGGCCAGTTTGAGTACCCTGAATATGCGCAGTACGCGCAACAGCCGCACCACGGCAAGGTAATGCGTGCCGGGCAGCAGCAGGGTGGCCCATGTGGGCAGTATGGCCAGCAGGTCCACCACCCCGAAAAAGCTTCTGGCGTACGCGGCAGGGCGCAGCACACACAGCAGCCGCAGTATATATTCCACCGTGAACAGCAGGGTGAACAGCCATTCCAGCGTGAACAGCAGACCGGCGTACCGCATGCGGACAGTGGTCACGCTGTCCAGCAAGACTACCAGCACGCTGAAGAGAATGGCGATGATAAGTATAATATCAAAAAGGCGGCCCGCAGGGGTGTCCGCCTCAAAGATGATTTCATGCAGCGTGCGCCGCCACCCGTGTACGGGTTTTACCGGATTCTGCGTCACGGGCGTTCCGTTGTTCCAGCCTTTGCCTGTTCGGCAACGGCTCTGGCTTTTGCCTCGGCGGCTTCGGCATCACCCAGATACGCGCGCCGCAGCGGTGTAAGATTACTGTCCAGTTCGTACACCAGCGGCAGCCCGGTGGGAATGTTCAGCCCCGTGACTTCGTCGGGCGACATGCCGTCAAGGTGCATGACGAGCGCCCGCAGACTGTTGCCGTGTGCGGCCACCAGCAGGCGGCGGCCGGCCTGTATGGCCGGA
Above is a window of Oleidesulfovibrio alaskensis DSM 16109 DNA encoding:
- a CDS encoding ion transporter, which codes for MTQNPVKPVHGWRRTLHEIIFEADTPAGRLFDIILIIAILFSVLVVLLDSVTTVRMRYAGLLFTLEWLFTLLFTVEYILRLLCVLRPAAYARSFFGVVDLLAILPTWATLLLPGTHYLAVVRLLRVLRIFRVLKLAQYVSEARHLIRALRDSRRKILVFLLAVLSLVTIFGTLMYVIEGEKYGFTSIPRSMYWAVVTLTTVGYGDISPGTPLGQGIASFIMLLGYGIIAVPTGIVTSALVRPRPVSTQACPACGRDGHDVDAVHCKYCGTAL